In Gemmatimonadales bacterium, a single window of DNA contains:
- a CDS encoding acyl carrier protein — MSNVEEKVKDIIVEELGVEREKLTSEASFMEDLGADSLDTVELVMAFEKEFDIDIPDEDAEKLRTVGDAMNYLHEKIGK, encoded by the coding sequence ATGAGCAACGTCGAAGAGAAGGTCAAGGACATCATCGTCGAGGAGCTGGGCGTCGAGCGGGAGAAGCTCACAAGCGAGGCCAGCTTCATGGAAGACCTCGGCGCGGACAGCCTGGACACGGTGGAGCTCGTGATGGCATTCGAGAAGGAGTTCGACATCGACATCCCGGATGAGGATGCGGAGAAGCTCCGGACCGTCGGCGACGCGATGAATTACCTGCACGAGAAGATCGGGAAGTAA
- a CDS encoding beta-ketoacyl-ACP synthase III, whose product MMARPFAEIASVGVGVPPDVLTNADLARTLDTSDQWIVERTGIRERRIARPEQSVAMLSREASESAMARAGVGPADLDAIVLATASPDRLLPSTACDLQALLGADQAAAFDVGAACPGYIFALTVAEGLIASGQSETVLVVGAEKLSTITDFQDRSTGILFGDGAGASILRRSTSPGRGLLATYIKSDGRLAPLLYRPGGGAADPISEKVVCERSHYMKMAGREVFKAAVLAMAEACDAVLRQAGLTADDVDVLVPHQANLRIIEATAKHAGLPMSKVMVNVDRFGNTSSASIPLALDQAVSEGRVRPGSVVLFVAFGAGFTWGSAVARW is encoded by the coding sequence ATGATGGCGCGTCCCTTCGCGGAGATCGCGAGCGTGGGCGTTGGCGTGCCGCCCGACGTGCTCACCAACGCCGATCTCGCCCGGACGCTGGACACCTCGGACCAGTGGATCGTCGAGCGCACCGGCATCCGGGAGCGCCGCATCGCCCGGCCGGAGCAGAGTGTGGCCATGCTGAGCCGGGAGGCGAGCGAGAGCGCGATGGCGCGCGCCGGCGTCGGCCCGGCCGACCTGGACGCCATCGTGCTCGCCACGGCTAGCCCGGATCGCCTGCTGCCCTCCACCGCCTGCGATCTCCAGGCCCTGCTCGGGGCCGACCAGGCCGCTGCGTTCGATGTCGGTGCCGCGTGCCCCGGCTACATCTTCGCCCTCACCGTGGCCGAGGGACTGATCGCCTCGGGACAGAGCGAGACGGTGCTGGTGGTGGGCGCCGAAAAGCTCTCCACCATCACCGACTTCCAGGATCGGTCCACCGGCATCCTCTTCGGCGACGGCGCTGGTGCCTCCATCCTCCGCCGCTCGACCAGCCCCGGACGCGGGCTCCTCGCCACCTACATCAAGTCGGACGGCCGGCTGGCCCCGCTGCTCTATCGCCCCGGGGGTGGGGCCGCCGATCCGATCAGCGAGAAGGTGGTCTGCGAGCGATCGCACTACATGAAGATGGCGGGACGCGAGGTGTTCAAGGCGGCCGTGCTGGCGATGGCCGAGGCGTGCGACGCGGTGCTTCGCCAGGCCGGCCTCACGGCGGACGACGTGGATGTCCTGGTGCCGCACCAGGCCAACCTCCGGATCATCGAGGCCACCGCCAAGCACGCGGGCCTGCCGATGTCCAAGGTGATGGTCAATGTCGACCGGTTCGGGAACACCTCGTCCGCCTCGATTCCGCTCGCGCTCGATCAGGCCGTGTCGGAAGGGCGGGTTCGGCCCGGATCGGTCGTCTTGTTCGTCGCATTCGGCGCCGGATTCACCTGGGGGAGCGCCGTCGCCCGGTGGTGA
- the fabG gene encoding 3-oxoacyl-[acyl-carrier-protein] reductase: MTAIDLTGRSAFVTGSTRGIGLAIARALHGAGAKVAIVGRDQDRAVSVAAEFGERTVGVGCDVAHADQVERAIAAAEAALGPIDILVNNAGLTRDNIVLRLSEADWDAVLDANLKGAFHTTRAVLKGMMKRRAGRIVNITSIVGLTGNKGQANYAASKAGLIGFTKSIAKEYAGRGILANCVAPGFIETDMTAALPEEARATLLQAIELGRLGRPEDVAGAVLFLASDLAGYVTGQVLVVDGGMVI, translated from the coding sequence ATGACGGCGATCGATCTCACCGGCCGCTCGGCCTTCGTCACCGGCAGTACCCGCGGCATCGGGCTCGCCATCGCGCGGGCGCTGCACGGGGCGGGCGCCAAGGTCGCGATCGTCGGGCGGGACCAGGATCGGGCGGTATCGGTGGCGGCCGAGTTCGGCGAGCGGACCGTCGGGGTTGGCTGCGACGTGGCGCATGCCGACCAGGTGGAGCGCGCCATCGCCGCCGCGGAAGCGGCGCTCGGCCCGATCGACATCCTGGTCAACAATGCCGGACTCACCCGAGACAACATCGTCCTTCGGCTGAGCGAGGCCGATTGGGATGCCGTGCTGGACGCCAACCTCAAGGGCGCGTTCCACACCACCCGGGCGGTCCTCAAGGGGATGATGAAGCGGCGCGCCGGCCGCATCGTGAACATCACCAGCATCGTGGGCCTCACGGGCAACAAAGGCCAGGCCAACTACGCGGCCAGCAAGGCCGGACTGATCGGCTTCACCAAGTCGATCGCCAAGGAGTACGCCGGCCGCGGCATTCTGGCCAACTGCGTCGCGCCCGGCTTCATCGAGACCGACATGACCGCTGCCTTGCCCGAGGAGGCGCGGGCTACATTATTACAGGCCATAGAGCTCGGACGGCTGGGCCGGCCCGAGGACGTCGCCGGGGCCGTGCTCTTTCTGGCTTCCGACCTGGCCGGGTATGTCACCGGCCAGGTGCTGGTGGTCGACGGTGGAATGGTCATCTGA
- the fabD gene encoding ACP S-malonyltransferase, with translation MSVLMCPGQGSQRVGMGRDLAERFPAARDTFAAIDDALGIHLSRILWEGPEEELTLTHYSQPAILAHSAAVWAVVGHRFADARAAAGHSLGEYSAHVAAGTLAAPAAARLVRRRGELMYQAGQQRPGAMAAVLGLPTEQVDEACDAASRPDGIVVAANLNAPDQTVISGDVAAVGRAGDACKVRGAKRVVPLKVSGAFHSPLMAPAIDGLHDALTEVPFADPAFPVLANASGEPVRTGTDAKRLLVDQLTAPLRWVACMRQAAVLAPGATFVELGPGNVLSGLAKRILPGATTVTLGTAAEVEQFLARA, from the coding sequence GTGAGCGTCCTCATGTGTCCGGGGCAGGGATCCCAGCGGGTGGGCATGGGACGCGATCTCGCCGAGCGGTTTCCCGCCGCCCGCGATACCTTCGCCGCCATCGACGACGCCCTCGGAATCCATCTGTCCCGGATCCTCTGGGAGGGACCCGAGGAAGAGCTGACGCTCACCCACTACAGCCAGCCCGCCATTCTCGCCCACTCGGCCGCCGTCTGGGCGGTGGTGGGTCACCGGTTCGCCGACGCCCGCGCCGCGGCGGGACACAGCCTCGGCGAGTACAGCGCCCACGTGGCGGCCGGGACGCTCGCCGCACCCGCGGCCGCCCGGCTGGTCCGCCGCCGGGGCGAGCTGATGTACCAGGCGGGACAGCAGCGACCCGGTGCCATGGCGGCCGTGCTCGGCCTGCCGACGGAGCAGGTCGATGAGGCCTGTGACGCGGCTTCCAGACCCGATGGCATCGTGGTGGCCGCCAACCTGAACGCCCCGGATCAGACGGTCATCTCGGGTGATGTCGCCGCCGTGGGCCGCGCCGGGGACGCGTGCAAGGTGCGGGGTGCCAAACGCGTGGTGCCGCTCAAGGTGAGTGGCGCGTTCCACTCTCCGCTCATGGCGCCGGCCATCGACGGCCTGCACGACGCACTCACGGAGGTTCCCTTTGCCGACCCGGCGTTCCCGGTCCTGGCCAACGCCAGCGGGGAGCCGGTGCGCACCGGGACCGACGCCAAACGGCTGCTGGTCGATCAGCTCACCGCTCCGCTTCGCTGGGTGGCGTGCATGCGCCAGGCGGCGGTGCTCGCCCCCGGGGCCACCTTCGTCGAGCTGGGTCCGGGCAACGTGCTGAGCGGGCTTGCCAAGCGCATCCTGCCGGGCGCGACGACCGTCACCCTGGGCACCGCTGCGGAAGTCGAGCAGTTCCTCGCGCGCGCATGA
- the sucD gene encoding succinate--CoA ligase subunit alpha, producing MSIFIDRRTRLVVQGITGREGSFHTRQMLEYGTTVVAGVTPGKGGQRFDDKVPIFNTVAQAVADTGANASVIYVPPAMAAGAVLEAADAGLALIVCITEGVPVLDMARALPFVRSRGARLIGPNCPGLITPGASKVGIIPGNICAPGRVGLVSRSGTLTYEVVNHLTRNGIGQSTCVGIGGDPIIGTDFIDCLRAFQADAGTDAIVMLGEIGGTDEQRAASFVREHVTKPVVGFIAGQTAPKGRRMGHAGAIISGSSGTAEEKLAAFAAAGIGVMRRPIDVVELLQAKV from the coding sequence GTGAGTATCTTCATCGACCGGCGCACCCGCCTGGTGGTGCAGGGGATCACCGGCCGGGAGGGCTCCTTCCACACCCGGCAGATGCTGGAATACGGTACGACCGTGGTGGCCGGGGTGACGCCGGGCAAGGGTGGCCAGCGGTTCGACGACAAGGTCCCGATCTTCAATACCGTGGCCCAGGCCGTCGCCGACACCGGGGCCAACGCGTCGGTCATTTACGTGCCGCCCGCGATGGCGGCCGGCGCGGTGCTCGAGGCGGCCGACGCGGGGCTCGCACTCATCGTGTGCATCACCGAGGGCGTGCCGGTCCTGGACATGGCGCGCGCGCTGCCGTTCGTGCGCTCGCGCGGGGCCCGGCTCATCGGGCCCAACTGTCCCGGTCTCATCACCCCGGGTGCAAGCAAGGTCGGCATCATTCCGGGGAATATCTGCGCTCCCGGACGGGTGGGGTTGGTCTCCCGCAGCGGTACGCTGACCTACGAGGTGGTGAACCACCTCACCCGGAACGGCATCGGGCAGAGCACCTGCGTCGGGATCGGCGGCGATCCGATCATCGGCACCGACTTCATCGATTGCCTCCGGGCCTTCCAGGCCGACGCCGGCACCGACGCCATTGTCATGCTGGGAGAGATCGGTGGCACCGACGAGCAGCGGGCCGCCAGCTTCGTTCGGGAGCACGTCACCAAGCCAGTCGTCGGCTTCATCGCCGGGCAGACCGCGCCCAAGGGTCGGCGGATGGGCCACGCCGGCGCCATCATCTCGGGCTCCTCCGGCACCGCGGAAGAGAAGCTCGCCGCGTTCGCGGCCGCGGGCATCGGGGTGATGCGTCGGCCGATCGACGTGGTCGAGCTGCTCCAGGCGAAGGTCTAA
- a CDS encoding DUF177 domain-containing protein, with translation MLQPDDPVLNGLELGLAGPVSVQGQLQAAGEGTYLWRGNLHTVVRGECRRCLTEVLDEVDIEVPAAVFSTDSEAADDPDFYPLPERATQVDVAESVREELALAIQTELLLCREDCAGLCPRCGADLNAGPCACRTPAEPV, from the coding sequence GTGCTCCAGCCCGATGATCCTGTCCTGAATGGTCTGGAGCTCGGCCTCGCGGGGCCGGTGTCGGTGCAGGGCCAACTGCAGGCCGCCGGCGAGGGCACCTACCTCTGGCGAGGCAACCTGCACACCGTGGTGCGGGGCGAGTGCCGTCGGTGCCTCACCGAGGTGCTCGACGAGGTCGACATCGAGGTCCCCGCGGCGGTGTTCAGCACCGACTCCGAGGCCGCCGACGATCCCGACTTCTACCCGCTCCCCGAGCGCGCCACCCAGGTGGACGTCGCCGAGTCGGTGCGCGAGGAGCTCGCCCTGGCCATCCAGACCGAGCTGCTCCTCTGCCGTGAAGACTGTGCTGGACTCTGTCCCCGATGTGGGGCGGATCTGAACGCGGGGCCCTGCGCCTGTCGTACCCCCGCCGAACCCGTTTGA
- the ndk gene encoding nucleoside-diphosphate kinase: MAVSLTLGILKPDALTARNAGKIIAHLEQAGFSLRAARLVRLTQAQAGAFYEVHRERPFFAGLVSFMTSGPCLPMALEREDAVATLRTVIGATDPAEAAVGTVRKLFAESKGRNAIHASDSPENAAREVGFFFPEGELAGLWG; encoded by the coding sequence GTGGCCGTTTCGCTCACCCTCGGCATTCTCAAGCCCGACGCGCTCACGGCGCGGAACGCCGGGAAGATCATCGCGCACCTGGAGCAGGCGGGATTCAGCTTGCGCGCGGCGCGGCTGGTCCGGCTCACCCAAGCGCAGGCCGGCGCCTTCTACGAGGTCCATCGGGAGCGGCCGTTCTTCGCGGGACTGGTCAGCTTCATGACCAGCGGCCCGTGCCTGCCGATGGCGCTCGAGCGGGAGGATGCGGTGGCCACGCTCCGGACCGTCATCGGCGCCACCGACCCGGCCGAGGCGGCGGTGGGCACCGTTCGAAAGCTCTTCGCGGAGTCCAAGGGCCGGAACGCGATCCACGCGTCCGACAGCCCGGAGAACGCAGCTCGAGAGGTGGGATTTTTCTTCCCGGAAGGGGAGCTGGCGGGGCTCTGGGGCTGA
- the rpmF gene encoding 50S ribosomal protein L32, giving the protein MAVPKRRTSKARKRLRRGHHVAASVATQACPRCGSPKLSHRVCDSCGYYRGKKQVEVEDV; this is encoded by the coding sequence ATGGCAGTTCCGAAGCGTCGGACCTCGAAGGCCCGGAAGCGTCTGCGGCGTGGGCACCACGTTGCGGCCAGCGTGGCCACCCAGGCGTGTCCCCGGTGCGGATCGCCCAAGCTGTCCCATCGGGTGTGCGATTCCTGCGGCTACTACCGGGGCAAGAAGCAGGTCGAGGTCGAGGACGTCTGA
- the sucC gene encoding ADP-forming succinate--CoA ligase subunit beta — translation MNLHEYQARTLLKAAGIPMFEGDVAATPTEAEAIARRIGGTVVIKAQVHAGGRGKAGGVKLARNPAEAADYASQILGMTIKGLTVHKVLIVPAADIATESYVGLIMDRETQRPVFMVSAAGGVDIEEVAAKTPEKITRLPVDPVYGLLPHQALTLAFGLYREFAHVRAASRIMEQLYSVFTGNGASLAEINPLVTTPDGRVLALDAKIVVDDNELDRRPDLALLRDESAEEQSEVAARRANLSFIKLDGNVGCVVNGAGLAMATMDLVKFYGGEPANFLDIGGSSNPEKVISALKIITSDPNVKAILFNIFGGITRTDDVANGIVAATRQFKVSVPIVIRLTGTNEAEAIRILEGVGMRALSDMDQAVEQVVKLAREAA, via the coding sequence AATTCCGATGTTCGAGGGCGACGTCGCCGCCACCCCGACGGAGGCAGAAGCGATCGCGCGACGGATCGGCGGCACCGTGGTGATCAAGGCGCAGGTCCATGCGGGCGGCCGGGGCAAGGCCGGTGGGGTGAAGCTGGCCCGTAACCCGGCGGAGGCCGCGGACTACGCCTCGCAGATTCTCGGTATGACGATCAAGGGGCTCACCGTCCACAAGGTGCTGATCGTGCCGGCGGCCGACATCGCCACCGAGAGTTACGTGGGCCTTATCATGGACCGCGAGACCCAGCGCCCGGTCTTCATGGTGAGCGCGGCCGGCGGCGTGGACATCGAGGAGGTCGCGGCCAAGACGCCGGAGAAGATCACCCGGCTGCCGGTCGACCCGGTCTACGGTCTGCTGCCTCACCAGGCGCTGACGCTGGCGTTCGGTCTCTATCGCGAGTTCGCCCACGTCCGGGCCGCCTCGCGGATCATGGAGCAGCTCTACAGCGTGTTCACCGGCAACGGGGCGTCGCTGGCGGAAATCAATCCGCTGGTCACTACACCGGACGGGCGGGTCCTGGCGCTGGACGCCAAGATCGTGGTCGACGACAACGAGCTGGACCGCCGCCCGGACCTGGCCCTGCTGCGCGACGAGAGCGCGGAGGAACAGAGCGAAGTGGCGGCCCGGCGGGCCAATCTGTCCTTCATCAAGCTGGACGGCAACGTCGGGTGCGTAGTGAATGGCGCGGGGCTCGCCATGGCCACGATGGACCTGGTCAAGTTCTACGGGGGCGAGCCCGCCAACTTCCTCGATATCGGGGGCAGCTCGAATCCGGAAAAGGTCATCAGCGCGCTCAAGATCATCACCAGCGATCCCAACGTCAAAGCGATCCTCTTCAATATCTTCGGCGGGATCACCCGAACCGACGACGTGGCCAACGGGATCGTGGCGGCCACCCGCCAGTTCAAGGTGAGCGTGCCGATCGTCATCCGGCTCACCGGCACCAACGAGGCGGAGGCCATCCGCATCCTCGAGGGTGTGGGCATGCGGGCGCTGAGCGATATGGACCAGGCCGTCGAGCAGGTGGTCAAGCTGGCCCGGGAGGCGGCGTGA
- the plsX gene encoding phosphate acyltransferase PlsX — MIRVAVDAMGGDRAPQAEIAGVIEALTSLPDDFVVQLVGRRDVIETELANYPRADRSRLEIHEAADVIGMAEKPLAAVRRKPNSSVVVGLTLQKNGASDAFVSAGNTGATLAASTLLFGLHDGVERATVATLFPTGAEPVLVLDGGANLDCSARELVGFAYLGTVYVRDLLGRPNPVVGLLNVGEEEEKGTAVVREAHQLLKRSPRLTYAGNIEGRDILPGPQRRVPVDVVVCDGFVGNIVLKFYESAARVFVSLIRDRAPDVFERPGMRELVSHLDYSTYGGAPLLGVRGVAIICHGSSSPNAIKNAIRVAVQAVSAGLTQHIAAEFSQRETAASS; from the coding sequence GTGATCCGCGTCGCGGTGGACGCCATGGGGGGCGACCGCGCCCCGCAGGCGGAGATCGCCGGGGTCATTGAAGCGCTCACCAGTCTGCCCGACGATTTTGTGGTGCAACTGGTCGGGCGTCGCGACGTGATCGAAACCGAGCTCGCCAACTATCCCCGGGCCGACCGCAGCCGCCTCGAGATCCACGAGGCGGCTGACGTTATCGGCATGGCGGAGAAGCCGCTGGCCGCGGTGCGCCGAAAGCCGAACTCCAGCGTGGTCGTCGGCTTGACGCTGCAGAAGAACGGCGCGTCCGACGCCTTCGTCTCGGCCGGCAACACCGGCGCCACGCTGGCCGCCTCCACCCTGCTGTTTGGTCTCCACGACGGCGTCGAGCGTGCCACGGTGGCCACGCTCTTCCCCACTGGTGCCGAGCCGGTCCTGGTGCTCGACGGCGGCGCCAACCTCGATTGTTCCGCCCGCGAGCTGGTCGGCTTCGCCTATCTCGGCACGGTCTACGTGCGAGACCTGCTGGGCCGGCCCAATCCGGTGGTCGGGCTCCTCAACGTGGGCGAAGAGGAGGAGAAGGGCACCGCCGTCGTCCGCGAGGCGCACCAGCTCCTCAAGCGCTCGCCCCGGCTCACCTACGCCGGCAACATCGAGGGCCGCGATATCCTCCCCGGACCACAGCGCCGGGTTCCGGTCGATGTGGTGGTCTGCGATGGGTTCGTGGGCAACATCGTGCTCAAGTTCTACGAGTCCGCCGCGCGGGTGTTCGTGAGCCTGATCCGTGACCGCGCCCCCGACGTCTTCGAGCGGCCGGGCATGCGCGAGCTGGTCAGTCACCTGGACTACTCCACCTACGGCGGCGCGCCGCTCCTGGGGGTGCGCGGAGTGGCCATCATCTGCCACGGCTCCTCCAGTCCCAATGCCATCAAGAACGCCATCCGGGTCGCGGTGCAGGCGGTCAGCGCCGGTCTGACCCAGCACATCGCGGCCGAATTCTCTCAGCGCGAAACCGCCGCCAGCTCATGA